The proteins below are encoded in one region of Shewanella putrefaciens:
- a CDS encoding type I restriction-modification system subunit M → MLQNNPELKSKIEQLWNKFWSGGISNPLTAIEQITYLLFMKRLDELDLKRQSDAEWVDEKYISKFDGTWIPPEYRARREEQDTEEDWAKKLDDEKKYQIEKRTLRWSEFKHMQAEDMLQHVQGKVFPYLKDLNGSESNFTHHMKNAVFIIPKPALLVEAVKTIDEIFEVMEQDSQEKGQAFQDIQGDVYEFLLSEIATAGKNGQFRTPRHIIKLVADLVQPQLGNKIADPACGSGGFLLGAYQYIVTELAKKAGSKNLIPDEDGFVRTSVAAALTEKAQAILSASLWGYDIDQTMVRLGLMNLMMHGIDEPHVDYKDTLSKSYTEEAEYDIIMANPPFTGSIDKGDINENLQLSTTKSELLFVENIYRLLKKGGTAGVIVPQGVLFGSGKAFKDLRKILVDRCDLEAVITLPSGVFKPYAGVSTAILLFTKVWGPKDKVDKPATQYVWFYEMAADGYSLDDKRTKQEGYGDLQDIVAKFHARSVTTDTDRTAKYFMVPRREIEAEDYDLSLSHYKEDVFEEVHYDAPGVILERLIQAEVGDVDEADLGKVQSGIVRELLELKGIIR, encoded by the coding sequence ATGTTACAAAACAACCCCGAACTCAAAAGCAAAATCGAGCAGCTTTGGAATAAGTTCTGGAGTGGTGGTATTAGCAACCCGCTTACTGCCATCGAGCAAATCACCTACCTACTGTTTATGAAGCGCCTCGATGAGCTTGATTTAAAACGTCAATCTGATGCTGAGTGGGTGGATGAAAAATATATATCAAAATTTGATGGCACCTGGATACCTCCAGAGTATAGAGCCCGAAGAGAGGAGCAGGATACCGAAGAGGATTGGGCTAAAAAGCTAGATGACGAAAAAAAGTATCAAATTGAAAAACGCACTCTTCGCTGGAGTGAGTTTAAGCACATGCAGGCTGAAGACATGCTTCAGCATGTGCAAGGCAAAGTATTCCCGTACTTAAAAGACTTAAACGGGTCAGAAAGTAACTTCACCCACCACATGAAAAACGCTGTATTTATCATCCCTAAACCAGCGTTGTTGGTGGAGGCGGTAAAAACCATCGACGAAATCTTCGAGGTGATGGAGCAGGACTCTCAGGAAAAAGGCCAGGCTTTTCAGGATATCCAAGGTGATGTCTATGAGTTCTTACTCTCTGAAATTGCCACTGCTGGTAAAAATGGCCAGTTTCGAACCCCGCGTCATATCATCAAGCTGGTGGCGGATTTAGTACAGCCGCAACTGGGCAATAAAATTGCTGATCCAGCCTGCGGCTCCGGAGGCTTTTTGCTGGGTGCATACCAGTACATTGTGACTGAACTTGCTAAAAAAGCGGGCTCAAAAAACCTCATACCTGATGAAGATGGCTTTGTGCGTACCTCTGTCGCCGCAGCCCTTACCGAAAAGGCTCAAGCCATCTTAAGTGCGTCACTTTGGGGTTATGACATCGACCAAACCATGGTGCGCTTAGGTTTAATGAACCTGATGATGCACGGCATTGACGAGCCTCATGTCGACTACAAGGATACTCTGAGCAAAAGCTATACGGAGGAGGCCGAGTACGACATCATCATGGCCAACCCGCCCTTTACTGGCAGCATAGATAAAGGCGACATCAACGAAAACCTCCAGCTTTCTACTACCAAATCAGAACTGCTGTTTGTCGAAAACATCTACCGACTGCTTAAAAAAGGTGGCACCGCTGGGGTTATTGTGCCGCAGGGGGTGCTGTTTGGTTCCGGCAAAGCCTTTAAAGATTTACGCAAAATCTTGGTGGACCGCTGTGATTTGGAAGCGGTGATCACCCTGCCCAGTGGCGTATTTAAGCCTTATGCAGGGGTCAGCACTGCCATCTTGTTATTCACCAAAGTTTGGGGGCCAAAAGACAAGGTGGATAAACCTGCTACCCAGTATGTGTGGTTTTATGAAATGGCCGCCGATGGTTATTCGCTGGATGACAAACGTACAAAGCAAGAAGGCTATGGTGACCTACAAGATATTGTCGCCAAATTTCATGCCCGCAGTGTTACCACCGACACCGACCGCACCGCCAAATATTTTATGGTGCCGCGCCGCGAGATTGAAGCCGAAGACTATGATCTGTCACTGAGCCATTACAAAGAAGATGTGTTTGAAGAGGTGCATTACGATGCGCCCGGCGTGATTTTGGAACGGCTGATTCAGGCGGAAGTGGGCGATGTGGATGAAGCTGATTTGGGCAAGGTGCAAAGCGGCATTGTGCGCGAGCTGTTAGAGCTGAAGGGGATTATCAGATGA
- a CDS encoding DEAD/DEAH box helicase family protein: protein MTGSEKQTRIELIDKQLLLAGWNIDDPTAVIQEFDIVTELPEGVSEPRSRFEGHQFSDYVLLGKDGKPLAVVEAKKTSKDAAIGREQAKQYCYNIQKQWGGELPFCFYTNGHELYFWDLENAAPRKVVGFPSRDDLERFAYIRRNRKPLTHEFINTSIAGRGYQIRAIRSVLEGIEKKQRDFLLVMATGTGKTRTCIALSDALMRACHAEKVLFLVDRIALREQALAAFKEHMPNEPRWPNVGEKLIAKDRRVYVATYPTMLNIIRDESQHLSPHFFDFIVVDESHRSIYNTFGEVLSYFKTITLGLTATPTDIIDHNTFELFHCEDGIPTFAYTYEEAVNNVPPYLSNFQVMKIQTKFQMEGISKRTISLEDQKKLILQGKEIEDINFEGTQLEKQVINKGTNALIVREFMEEAIKDTNGVLPGKTIFFCATKAHARRIEEIFDKLYPQYHGELAKVLVSDDPRVYGKGGLLDQFTNNDMPRIAISVDMLDTGIDVREIVNLVFAKPVYSYTKFWQMVGRGTRLLETSKPKPWCLEKDVFLILDCWDNFEYFKLNPKGKELKPQLPLPVKLVGLRLDKIEAANDRGNIDTAVREVTKLRKQIAALPQNSVVIKEAAAVLARLEDENFWLTLNHDKLEFLRAEIKPLFRTVSEADFKAMRFERDILEYSLAILQEEKQQAETLKEGIIEQISELPLSVPFVKLEEELVRTAQTSLYWNKADEDCFDELCIKLGPLMKFREQSTGQQQTHLDLVDELHKKEWVEFGPDNEAVSVSRYREMIENLIAELTEHHPVLKKIKNGEVVNVDETHQLAELLHEERPHITEDLLRQVYKNRKAHFLQFIRHILGIEVLKSFPDEVHTAFEQFIRAHNTLNSRQLEFLNLLKNFIIEREKIDKKDLIKAPFTVLHPQGIRGVFSPNEINDILQLAQMLAA from the coding sequence ATGACTGGATCGGAAAAGCAAACACGTATAGAGCTTATTGATAAACAGCTTCTGCTTGCAGGCTGGAATATTGATGATCCGACTGCAGTTATTCAGGAGTTTGATATTGTAACCGAACTGCCAGAAGGAGTCTCTGAGCCCCGCTCTAGGTTCGAAGGACACCAATTTAGTGATTACGTTTTACTCGGAAAAGACGGTAAACCGTTGGCTGTAGTCGAAGCAAAGAAAACTTCAAAAGATGCTGCTATTGGTCGCGAGCAAGCTAAACAATATTGTTATAACATTCAAAAGCAGTGGGGAGGTGAACTGCCATTTTGCTTTTATACCAATGGACACGAACTCTACTTCTGGGATCTTGAAAATGCCGCGCCGCGTAAAGTGGTCGGTTTTCCCTCGCGCGATGACTTAGAGCGCTTCGCCTATATCCGTCGTAATCGCAAACCGCTCACGCACGAATTTATTAATACTTCTATTGCAGGCCGTGGTTATCAGATCCGTGCCATTCGCTCCGTGCTTGAAGGCATCGAAAAAAAGCAGCGCGATTTCTTGTTGGTGATGGCAACCGGCACTGGTAAAACCCGCACCTGCATCGCCCTTTCCGATGCACTGATGCGCGCGTGTCATGCTGAAAAAGTCTTGTTTTTAGTTGATCGTATCGCTTTGCGCGAACAGGCACTGGCCGCTTTTAAAGAGCATATGCCTAACGAACCACGCTGGCCTAACGTGGGTGAAAAGCTCATTGCCAAAGATCGGCGGGTTTACGTGGCCACTTACCCCACCATGCTCAATATCATCCGCGACGAATCACAGCACTTATCACCGCATTTTTTTGATTTCATCGTGGTCGACGAAAGCCATCGCTCCATCTACAACACCTTTGGCGAGGTGCTCAGTTATTTCAAAACTATCACACTTGGTTTAACCGCCACACCTACGGACATTATCGACCACAACACCTTTGAGCTGTTTCACTGCGAAGATGGCATCCCAACCTTTGCCTACACCTACGAAGAGGCAGTCAACAACGTACCGCCTTACCTCAGTAATTTTCAGGTCATGAAAATCCAGACCAAGTTTCAGATGGAAGGCATCAGCAAGCGCACTATCTCATTAGAAGACCAGAAAAAATTGATCCTGCAGGGTAAAGAAATCGAAGATATCAACTTCGAAGGTACACAGCTGGAAAAACAGGTAATCAACAAGGGCACCAACGCCCTGATCGTGCGCGAGTTTATGGAAGAAGCCATCAAGGATACCAACGGCGTACTGCCCGGCAAAACCATCTTCTTCTGCGCCACCAAAGCCCACGCTCGGCGCATCGAAGAAATCTTCGACAAGCTCTACCCGCAATACCACGGCGAGCTGGCTAAGGTATTGGTGTCGGATGACCCGCGCGTTTACGGTAAAGGTGGCTTGCTCGACCAGTTCACCAATAACGACATGCCGCGCATTGCCATCAGTGTGGATATGCTAGATACAGGCATCGACGTGCGCGAAATCGTTAATCTCGTCTTTGCTAAACCCGTTTACTCCTACACCAAGTTCTGGCAAATGGTTGGGCGTGGTACCCGCTTGTTGGAAACCAGCAAACCCAAGCCCTGGTGTCTGGAAAAGGATGTGTTTTTAATTCTCGACTGCTGGGATAACTTCGAATACTTCAAGCTTAACCCCAAGGGCAAAGAGCTCAAGCCCCAGCTGCCTCTACCAGTTAAGTTAGTAGGCTTGCGTTTGGATAAAATCGAAGCTGCTAACGACAGGGGGAATATCGATACCGCCGTGCGTGAAGTCACCAAGCTACGCAAGCAAATTGCCGCTTTACCGCAGAATTCTGTGGTCATTAAAGAAGCCGCAGCTGTACTTGCCCGCCTTGAAGATGAAAACTTCTGGCTAACCCTTAACCACGACAAGCTCGAATTTTTGCGGGCTGAGATAAAACCGCTATTTCGCACCGTATCTGAAGCGGATTTCAAGGCGATGCGCTTTGAACGAGATATTCTGGAATACTCGTTAGCAATTTTACAGGAAGAAAAACAACAAGCCGAAACCCTTAAAGAGGGTATCATTGAGCAAATCAGCGAGCTGCCGCTTTCGGTGCCCTTTGTCAAACTCGAAGAAGAACTGGTCCGGACCGCACAAACTTCACTGTATTGGAACAAGGCCGACGAAGACTGCTTTGATGAGTTGTGCATCAAACTAGGCCCCTTGATGAAATTCCGTGAGCAAAGCACCGGGCAACAACAAACTCACCTCGATTTAGTTGATGAACTGCATAAAAAAGAATGGGTGGAATTTGGCCCAGATAATGAAGCCGTGAGTGTTTCGCGCTACCGTGAGATGATAGAGAACTTAATTGCCGAACTGACAGAACATCATCCGGTGCTTAAAAAGATCAAAAACGGCGAAGTAGTAAACGTTGATGAAACCCATCAGTTGGCTGAGCTACTACACGAAGAACGTCCACACATCACTGAAGACCTGCTGCGCCAGGTGTATAAAAACCGCAAAGCGCATTTTTTGCAGTTTATTCGTCATATTCTCGGTATTGAGGTGCTGAAAAGTTTCCCTGATGAGGTCCACACTGCGTTTGAGCAGTTTATTCGAGCGCATAATACGCTAAATAGCCGTCAGTTGGAGTTTTTAAATTTGCTGAAAAACTTTATCATTGAGCGCGAAAAAATTGACAAGAAAGATCTCATTAAAGCCCCTTTCACCGTGCTACACCCTCAGGGTATTCGCGGGGTTTTCAGCCCAAATGAAATTAATGACATTCTGCAGTTAGCACAGATGCTGGCGGCCTGA
- a CDS encoding restriction endonuclease, which translates to MVDTIPSYEEMMPAVLKVLADGEVKTLQQMYLAVANHYGFTAEQLARTIPSGKTTYVRSRVGWAKTYMVKAGLISQPKRGVCQITQGGREALASGKPIDNHYLAQFEDFNRFLSTSNEPSTTNKASSEVNRSRGKGLTHQHDEAQTPTELIDIAFTALNSALADELIEQIHTLSPKFFEQLVVDLMLAMGYGGSHKDAGKATQYSSDGGVDGIIKEDKLGLDSIYLQAKRYRDNTVGRPDIQAFAGALDMHRARKGVFITTSNFSKDARDFVTRIEKRIVLIDGHELAALMIEHNVGVSTRELYAVKAIDSDYFAEE; encoded by the coding sequence ATGGTCGATACAATTCCAAGCTATGAAGAGATGATGCCTGCAGTGCTTAAGGTGCTGGCGGATGGAGAGGTTAAAACACTCCAGCAGATGTACCTCGCTGTTGCTAACCATTATGGTTTTACCGCTGAGCAGTTAGCTCGAACAATTCCGAGTGGCAAAACCACATATGTTAGAAGTCGGGTTGGCTGGGCCAAAACCTATATGGTTAAAGCCGGACTTATTAGTCAGCCCAAACGCGGTGTTTGTCAAATTACCCAAGGAGGTCGGGAAGCTCTGGCTAGTGGAAAGCCGATTGATAACCACTACCTTGCACAATTTGAAGACTTTAATCGCTTCTTAAGTACCAGCAATGAGCCATCGACTACCAACAAAGCATCCTCTGAAGTTAACAGAAGTCGTGGCAAAGGGTTAACTCATCAACATGATGAAGCTCAAACTCCTACAGAGTTAATCGATATCGCCTTTACCGCCCTTAATTCAGCCCTTGCCGATGAATTGATTGAACAAATCCACACATTATCGCCTAAGTTTTTCGAGCAGCTGGTGGTCGACTTGATGTTGGCTATGGGCTACGGTGGCAGTCATAAGGATGCTGGTAAAGCAACCCAATACAGCAGCGACGGCGGTGTAGATGGTATCATCAAAGAGGATAAGCTCGGGCTAGACTCCATCTACCTGCAAGCCAAACGCTATCGCGATAACACAGTCGGTAGGCCAGATATTCAAGCCTTTGCTGGTGCGCTCGACATGCACCGCGCCCGCAAAGGGGTATTTATTACTACCTCAAATTTCAGTAAAGACGCCCGTGATTTTGTTACCCGTATTGAAAAACGCATCGTGCTGATTGATGGCCATGAACTGGCAGCCCTGATGATAGAGCACAATGTTGGTGTTTCGACTCGCGAATTGTATGCCGTTAAGGCAATCGATTCAGATTACTTTGCAGAAGAGTGA
- a CDS encoding helix-turn-helix transcriptional regulator, which yields MKLIRLTKVMDYTGLARSTIYKYIAEGTFPRPVSLGSRAAAWVESEVQEWILTRIEERDAQSATV from the coding sequence ATGAAACTAATTCGCCTTACAAAAGTTATGGATTACACAGGACTAGCGCGTTCCACTATCTACAAGTACATCGCAGAAGGAACATTTCCCAGACCGGTGTCACTCGGTAGCCGAGCTGCCGCTTGGGTAGAAAGTGAAGTGCAAGAATGGATTTTAACAAGAATAGAGGAGCGAGATGCCCAAAGTGCAACCGTTTAA
- the radC gene encoding RadC family protein — protein MSTKPMHTRTTIRPVTLWPPSDDVILASAANIIAERYVKKDAYTNPQATKDFLTYKLGGYEREVFAVMLLDNQHQLLEFKELFFGTLDAASVYPREVVKAVLAINAAAVIFAHNHPSGESEPSAADKNITQRLTDALALIDVRVLDHIVVGRTPVSFAERGLL, from the coding sequence ATGTCAACAAAACCTATGCACACCAGAACTACCATTCGACCTGTGACGCTATGGCCGCCCTCGGATGATGTCATCCTCGCTTCAGCCGCCAATATCATTGCCGAACGTTATGTAAAGAAAGATGCCTATACCAACCCTCAAGCCACTAAGGATTTCTTAACTTACAAACTGGGCGGCTATGAGCGGGAGGTGTTTGCGGTGATGCTGCTCGATAACCAACATCAATTACTCGAGTTTAAAGAGTTGTTCTTTGGCACTTTAGATGCCGCCAGTGTCTATCCTCGAGAAGTGGTTAAAGCGGTATTGGCCATCAATGCAGCAGCGGTGATCTTTGCCCATAACCACCCGTCTGGCGAGTCTGAACCTTCAGCTGCAGATAAGAACATCACTCAACGGTTAACCGATGCATTAGCGCTTATCGATGTGCGCGTGCTTGACCATATAGTGGTTGGCCGCACGCCAGTGTCCTTTGCTGAGCGCGGCTTACTTTAG
- a CDS encoding type IV toxin-antitoxin system YeeU family antitoxin yields MTTLKLFDIEHAWGLPRKVSPRFGARLILRGQHLDYLHDRSSFVGEFPSAIRQPFVEAFPAMVKQLERLVATGEIDATEQHCVTIEHAGFTCEADTLGSHGYLYIAIYQTADKPQSALTFAPSITL; encoded by the coding sequence ATGACAACGCTAAAACTTTTCGATATTGAACACGCCTGGGGCTTGCCCCGTAAAGTATCTCCCCGCTTTGGCGCGAGGCTGATTTTGCGCGGTCAGCACTTGGATTATCTCCATGACCGTTCAAGCTTTGTCGGTGAATTTCCATCAGCAATTAGACAACCATTTGTCGAGGCCTTTCCCGCCATGGTTAAACAGCTTGAACGGCTGGTGGCCACCGGCGAGATTGATGCCACTGAGCAGCACTGCGTCACCATTGAGCACGCTGGTTTTACCTGTGAGGCCGACACACTTGGCAGCCACGGTTATTTGTATATTGCGATTTATCAAACCGCTGACAAACCACAATCCGCATTAACATTTGCCCCTTCGATAACCTTGTAA
- a CDS encoding DUF2787 domain-containing protein, whose amino-acid sequence MKLIINRNQLPAMPNRFYQVIEKELANVDPKDANAITLNFRDPDYSAEDGGFHPVEVRLEKQQDHWRLVYVTDFAFRGHPFPELVKDIDICFNSKQVYSLFSGWIGERECIALIDLFTQNFATYFDMGVYKVKVSLD is encoded by the coding sequence ATGAAATTAATCATTAACCGTAACCAACTGCCAGCGATGCCTAATCGTTTTTACCAAGTCATTGAAAAGGAACTAGCTAACGTAGATCCAAAAGATGCCAACGCGATCACGCTCAATTTTAGAGATCCAGATTACAGCGCCGAAGATGGTGGCTTTCATCCCGTCGAAGTCCGGCTTGAGAAACAACAAGATCACTGGCGTTTAGTTTACGTCACCGACTTTGCTTTTCGCGGCCATCCCTTCCCTGAGCTGGTTAAAGACATCGATATCTGCTTTAACAGCAAGCAGGTCTATAGCCTGTTTAGCGGCTGGATTGGCGAGCGGGAATGCATAGCATTAATCGATTTATTTACCCAAAACTTTGCCACTTATTTCGATATGGGAGTTTACAAGGTGAAGGTCAGTTTGGATTAA
- a CDS encoding tyrosine-type recombinase/integrase, which yields MPEVHAVKDQDTVKLISYLLERQFSQQLADVWNIGLNLALRISDLLSIKFSDIHGDRLIIKESKTGKIANIKLNQKTLERIQRIAREHPNHIYLFQSYRNQRAKNIKPAPLSRRYICRALAMIGEELKIALGTHSMRKTRGYLLYQQTKDIGRVMKMLRHSAEETTLRYIGIEQDDIDKDFVELEI from the coding sequence ATGCCTGAGGTTCACGCGGTTAAAGATCAAGACACCGTTAAGCTTATTAGCTACCTACTGGAAAGACAGTTTAGCCAGCAACTGGCCGATGTGTGGAATATCGGCCTTAATCTCGCCCTTAGGATCTCTGACTTACTCTCGATTAAGTTCAGTGATATCCACGGCGATAGACTCATCATTAAGGAGTCCAAAACCGGCAAAATCGCCAATATCAAACTCAACCAAAAGACGCTGGAACGGATACAACGAATTGCACGCGAGCATCCTAACCATATCTACCTGTTTCAGTCCTATCGTAATCAAAGGGCTAAAAACATCAAACCCGCGCCTTTGTCACGCCGCTATATCTGCCGAGCACTGGCGATGATTGGTGAAGAACTCAAAATCGCCTTAGGCACCCACTCGATGCGCAAAACCCGTGGCTATCTGCTGTATCAACAAACCAAAGACATTGGCCGAGTAATGAAGATGCTCAGGCATAGCGCCGAAGAAACCACCCTGCGGTATATCGGTATTGAGCAAGACGATATCGATAAGGACTTTGTCGAACTGGAAATCTAA
- a CDS encoding lecithin retinol acyltransferase family protein, with product MQALQPGDHLVTNIDPLGLTEHHGLYVGRGNVIHLSKQGIIEEIDLQQFAGGDKIRVKKSSLFPHQAIELARSQLGHSPYGVATNNCEQFVNECLEGSSTSNQVSNLTHLALQGSARAGLLGSTASKLAAGTVANVVLASTAAKMTGEYLGLPDNVNTLLGTPGDLVAKPAECLLKGTTQTLGESYACLSQGEITDAGFKLVTGSLETGLNTILTTAEVGINGVKAGTELIAGAWQWLRS from the coding sequence ATGCAAGCATTACAACCTGGCGATCACCTCGTCACCAATATCGATCCGCTTGGCTTAACCGAACACCATGGCCTGTATGTCGGCCGTGGCAATGTGATTCACTTATCTAAACAGGGCATCATCGAAGAAATCGATCTGCAGCAATTTGCGGGTGGCGATAAGATCAGAGTGAAAAAGTCCAGCTTGTTTCCCCATCAAGCTATTGAGCTAGCGCGCAGTCAACTGGGTCACAGCCCATACGGCGTTGCTACGAACAATTGTGAGCAGTTCGTCAACGAATGCTTAGAAGGGAGCAGTACCTCTAATCAAGTCAGTAATCTCACTCACCTTGCCCTGCAAGGCTCAGCCAGAGCAGGCTTACTGGGGAGCACTGCTTCAAAGCTGGCAGCGGGAACTGTCGCAAACGTCGTGTTAGCCTCTACCGCCGCTAAGATGACCGGTGAATACCTAGGATTACCCGATAACGTCAACACGCTGCTAGGGACACCTGGGGACCTTGTCGCTAAACCTGCAGAATGCTTACTAAAAGGCACCACGCAAACCCTGGGTGAGAGTTATGCTTGCTTAAGCCAAGGAGAAATAACTGATGCAGGGTTCAAGCTTGTTACAGGCAGTTTAGAAACCGGCTTAAACACCATACTCACTACTGCAGAAGTAGGCATCAATGGCGTCAAAGCGGGCACTGAGCTAATAGCCGGTGCATGGCAGTGGCTAAGGTCTTAA
- a CDS encoding CopG family ribbon-helix-helix protein, translating into MSTIKPVSVKLDADIKARVEHLAETRKRSSHWMMREAIREYVEREEKREALQQEALRAWEEHQTSGLHVTGDEVVSWLESWGSENEKASPTCHK; encoded by the coding sequence ATGAGCACAATCAAACCCGTGTCGGTTAAATTAGATGCCGATATTAAAGCCAGAGTCGAGCATTTAGCCGAAACTCGTAAACGTTCATCACACTGGATGATGCGTGAAGCGATCCGTGAGTACGTTGAGAGAGAAGAGAAACGCGAGGCGCTGCAGCAAGAGGCGTTACGCGCATGGGAAGAACACCAGACATCAGGCTTGCACGTTACCGGTGACGAAGTGGTTAGTTGGCTAGAGTCCTGGGGAAGTGAAAATGAAAAGGCATCCCCTACATGCCACAAATAA
- a CDS encoding type II toxin-antitoxin system RelE/ParE family toxin, translating into MPQIIFTATALRDLERLREFLRSKNPPAVQRAASAIINTIRKLESYPDIGRPIDDNDFSFRELLIDFGDTGYLAMYQYDGGERLTVLCIRHQKEAGY; encoded by the coding sequence ATGCCACAAATAATCTTCACCGCCACAGCATTACGTGATTTAGAGCGCTTACGTGAGTTTCTTCGCAGTAAAAATCCTCCCGCCGTACAACGGGCTGCCAGCGCCATAATCAATACCATTAGAAAACTGGAAAGCTATCCAGACATTGGCCGGCCTATCGATGACAATGACTTTAGCTTTAGGGAACTGCTGATTGACTTTGGTGACACAGGTTATTTGGCAATGTACCAGTATGATGGCGGTGAACGATTGACAGTATTGTGTATACGCCACCAAAAGGAAGCCGGCTACTGA
- a CDS encoding inovirus Gp2 family protein, which produces MYSRHTSNTNLTVISNGQYQGLNVYPRPLSAEYLNAILQTLQAALNEHPRTFMVRFDLHLPQLNFRDSPIVYDSTVISKFFKSLSAKIQHDRLIKGREGKRVHHCTLRNIWARERADANTDHYHIAIFLNNDAYSHLGNYNRSGQNLSTKIVEAWASALGLDDFSTRHLVHFPEDTPVYYLNRNAPNYPQTFASALFRLSYFAKLETKHYGDRTRSFGCSRI; this is translated from the coding sequence ATGTACTCTCGTCACACCTCAAACACTAACCTTACCGTCATCAGCAATGGCCAATACCAAGGTCTCAATGTTTATCCTCGGCCACTAAGCGCTGAATACTTAAACGCTATTTTACAGACCTTACAAGCTGCCCTGAATGAGCACCCTCGTACCTTTATGGTCCGGTTTGATTTGCATCTGCCACAGCTCAATTTTCGTGACTCACCTATAGTTTATGATTCAACGGTGATCAGCAAATTCTTTAAATCTCTGAGTGCTAAAATCCAGCATGATAGGCTTATCAAGGGCCGTGAGGGTAAGCGGGTGCACCATTGTACTCTGCGTAATATTTGGGCAAGGGAGCGAGCTGATGCCAATACAGACCATTACCACATCGCTATCTTCCTCAATAACGATGCCTATAGCCATCTCGGTAACTACAATCGAAGTGGACAAAACCTGAGTACTAAGATTGTTGAAGCCTGGGCCAGTGCTTTAGGGCTCGATGATTTCAGTACGCGGCATTTAGTCCATTTTCCAGAGGATACGCCAGTTTATTATCTCAATCGTAACGCACCGAATTATCCCCAAACCTTTGCGAGTGCTTTATTCCGCTTGAGCTATTTTGCCAAGCTAGAGACCAAGCATTATGGTGATAGAACTCGTTCATTCGGTTGTAGCCGTATTTAA